In a single window of the Diabrotica undecimpunctata isolate CICGRU chromosome 11, icDiaUnde3, whole genome shotgun sequence genome:
- the LOC140452875 gene encoding uncharacterized protein: protein MENLNREHECRKFYKQVNTKRKVFKPQANQVKALNGILLNERVEVLERWQEYFSTLLNGESRAEGRYDIEIEQEDTELPTLEEINKAIQSLARNKLPGADNLPAEIFKCGGQTFVTLLHKLLI from the coding sequence ATGGAAAACCTTAATAGAGAACACGAATgcagaaaattttacaaacaggtaaacacaaaaagaaaagttttcaagCCACAAGCGAACCAAGTCAAGGCCCTTAACGGCATTCTTTTAAACGAGAGAGTGGAAGTACTAGAAAGATGGCAGGAATATTTTAGTACGCTACTTAATGGAGAAAGTAGAGCTGAAGGTAGATATGATATAGAAATAGAACAGGAGGATACTGAACTACCAACTTTGgaagaaataaacaaagcaattCAGTCTCTAGCCAGAAACAAGTTACCCGGAGCAGACAACCTAcccgcagaaatatttaaatgtggcggtcaaacatttgtaaccctTCTTCACAAACTACTAATATAG